Within Chelatococcus sp. HY11, the genomic segment CGAAGATCAGCGCCTTGCCTTCTTCCCAATGGCAGATCTGCTTGTCGACACGGATGGCGAGCTTGTCCCGCGGTTCCGGCACGATCAGGCCGACATGCAGGCGCAGCACGCCGTTGTAAGGCCCGCGATGCGCCGGCAGATGCTTGCCGGGCTCGAAGATGGAGAACATGGCCGTCTTCAGGCCCGGGATCTTCTGGACGATGCGCCAGGTTTCCGGGCATTGCTTGATGTTGTTCTCGGACTTCAGCCCATAGCCGGCGAGAAAGAACGTCTTCCAGCCCGTGTCCTGGCTGATGGTTTTAACGTCCGTTGAAATGTCCTGGAATGATGGCAACTCGCTCTGGCGCAGCAGCACCTTGTCGAGCTCGGCGCGGATGAGATGCGATTCCTTCTCGATTTCGAGCGCCCAGGGGAATGTGGCCTTATCGTAGACCGGCGGGTTGCCGACCTTGGAATATTTGAGGTTCAGCCCCTCGGCCCAACCGACGATACCCATCAGAATGCGGGTCACGAGGCTCGCGCGCTCCATCGGCGCGATCCCATCGGTCCCGAAGGTCTGCTTGGCATCCGTCGCCGGAGCGCCATTCGTCTGGTCGGTCGTTGCAGGTGAGGTCATCGCTACGAAGTCCGTTTGGTCCACACAGGGCCTCAGCCCGTCACAGCCGACTCGATGACGACCGTGACAAACATCAGCATCATCTCAAGACACTGCCATGATCGTCCGGATTCGCGCAAATGTCATAAATCAAGCTAATGTTATGTGGTCGCTTGGATATTTGCCAATAACCCAAGAGTGCGCGCCGCGAATTCAGTATAACATCCATCAAGCACTTCTCGAGTGCGATATAATATCAGTCTCGATTTGTCATCGGTGAATTTTCATGCAATCGGATAAGTATTAATTCGCAATTCTCCTGAGGAGATGCGCATTGTTTAAAATAATTCCAAATTTCTCCGGGCGGCAATGCGTTTCGTGACTGCCGATCGCGCGCATCGGCGCTTCACATCCCGCTCCGGGAAGGGCCGCATGATGTGCGCGAACGCACTCTATTATTCTTTGCTGTGATTTCCACCTTTGGACGACCGCGTCGCGCCCCTCGAACAAGGCTGACAGCGCGATCATTGGCCCTCACCGCGATACCAGGGGGTCAGGCTGTCTTCGAAAACAATTCGCGGCCGATCAGCATGCGCCGGATCTCGCTTGTGCCGGCTCCGATCTCGTAGAGCTTGGCGTCGCGCAGCAGCCGCCCGGTCGGATAATCGTTGATGTAGCCATTGCCGCCGAGAAGCTGGATGGCATCAAGGGCGCATTGGGTCGCGCGCTCGGCGGCGTAGAGGATGGCGCCGGCGGCGTCCTGGCGGGTCGTCTCGCCCCGGTCGCAGGCACGGGCCACCGCATAGACATAGGCGCGCGCCGCGTTGGTGGTGACATACATATCGGCGAGCTTGCCCTGCACGAGTTGAAACTCCCCGATCGGCTGGCCGAATTGCTTGCGCTCATGCACATAAGGCAGCACGACGTCGAGGCAGGCCTGCATGATGCCGATGGGCCCGGCGGCGAGCACCGCGCGTTCATAGTCGAGGCCGGACATCAGCACCTTGACGCCTTCGCCTTCGGTGCCGAGCACGTTCTCCGCCGGCACCTCGCAGTCCTGGAAAATCAGTTCGCATGTGTCGGAGCCGCGCATGCCGAGCTTGTCGAGCTTCTGCGCTGTGGAGAAGCCCATCATGCCCTTCTCGATCAGGAAGGCGGTGATGCCGCGGGGACCGGCAGCTGGGTCCGTCTTGGCCGAGGCAATCTTGGCATAGACCACCAGCGTATCGGCCACCGGCCCGTTGGTGATCCACATCTTGTTGCCATTAAGGATGTAGCGGTCGCCGCGCTTTTCGGCGCGGGTCTTCATGGACACCACGTCCGAGCCCGCGCCTGGCTCGGACATCGCCAGCGCGCCGACATGCTCGCCGGTGATGAGCCTCGGCAGGTAACGCGCCTTCTGCGCCGCGCTGCCATTGCGGCGGATCTGGTTGACGCAGAGGTTGGAATGGGCGCCATAGCTCAGGCCGACCGAGGCCGAGGCCCGGGAGATCTCTTCCATCGCGATACAATGCTCGAGATAGCCGAGGCCCGCTCCGCCGTACTCTTCCTCGACGGTGATGCCATGGAGACCGAGCGCGCCCATGGCGGGCCATAAATCGCGCGGGAAGATGTTGCTGCGATCGATCTCTTCGGCGCGGGGGGCTATTTCGGATGCCGCAAAGCTGCGTACCGTCTCGCGGATGGCATCTGCGGTCTCGCCGAGATCAAATCCCAAGCCGAAACCCAATCCCGAAAAAGCGCCGGGCGCCATCGACGCCTCCCTTGCCATTGTCTTTGGCCGCCAGCTTACCGGCGGCCGCGTGACAAGTCATCGCAAGAGTGATGCAAGAGTGATGGAGGAAGCGGTCGCGGTGCGCCCAAGAGGAGAGGGCGCAGGCAACCGCGACCGGTCAGAGCTGCCCATTAAGGAATTTTTCCCACATCGATGCGGTGCCGAAGAAGGCGTTGCGGTCCACCTTCTCCTTGATGCCCGGAACCTGTCCCACCGCCGTATACTGCCAGAACCACCAGTTCCTGTGGTCGAAGCGGCTGGTGGGATAGCGGCGGATGCTGCGGACCCAGATCGGGTAGGCCTCGAAGTCATCCTTGATCACGTCGTTGAAGAACGTGATGTCGGTATAGATCACCGGCCGTTTGCCATAGGCGCGCTCCATTTCCTCGAGCATGATGCGCATTTCCGCCCGCGCCTGGGCGCGTGGAATGGTCTTCGGGCAGGTCTTGGAATGTCCGTTCCACTCCACGTCGAGGACCGGTGGCAACGCGTCGGGATCGTACGGGACGACCTGCTTGAACCACTCGACCTGCTCGCGCGCCGGCCGGCACCAATAGGTGAAGTGATAAGCGCCGCGCGGCACGCCGGCCGCTTTCGCCGCATACCAGTTCTGCTCGAACTTGGGATCCTTGTGGTCGCCGCCCTCGGTCGACTTGATCCAGGCAAAATAGACCCCGCCTCGTCGCACGGCGTTCCAGTCGATGTCGCCTTGCCAGCGCGACACGTCGATGCCGTGGATAGGATAGTCCTCGGGGACGGGATCACGTGCCGGTCCAGCGCAGGCGCTGACGACAAGTGCGACGACCACGCACAGGGCTTTGCGAAGGGAGGGGGAGGAAAACGCGAGCATAAATCAACGTT encodes:
- a CDS encoding aspartyl/asparaginyl beta-hydroxylase domain-containing protein: MTSPATTDQTNGAPATDAKQTFGTDGIAPMERASLVTRILMGIVGWAEGLNLKYSKVGNPPVYDKATFPWALEIEKESHLIRAELDKVLLRQSELPSFQDISTDVKTISQDTGWKTFFLAGYGLKSENNIKQCPETWRIVQKIPGLKTAMFSIFEPGKHLPAHRGPYNGVLRLHVGLIVPEPRDKLAIRVDKQICHWEEGKALIFDDAFNHEAWNHTDKTRVVLFVDFVKPLRFPARLVNWALLNIAIFTPFIREGLDNHNEWEKRFYAEAEALRNKAS
- a CDS encoding isovaleryl-CoA dehydrogenase, producing MAPGAFSGLGFGLGFDLGETADAIRETVRSFAASEIAPRAEEIDRSNIFPRDLWPAMGALGLHGITVEEEYGGAGLGYLEHCIAMEEISRASASVGLSYGAHSNLCVNQIRRNGSAAQKARYLPRLITGEHVGALAMSEPGAGSDVVSMKTRAEKRGDRYILNGNKMWITNGPVADTLVVYAKIASAKTDPAAGPRGITAFLIEKGMMGFSTAQKLDKLGMRGSDTCELIFQDCEVPAENVLGTEGEGVKVLMSGLDYERAVLAAGPIGIMQACLDVVLPYVHERKQFGQPIGEFQLVQGKLADMYVTTNAARAYVYAVARACDRGETTRQDAAGAILYAAERATQCALDAIQLLGGNGYINDYPTGRLLRDAKLYEIGAGTSEIRRMLIGRELFSKTA
- a CDS encoding GH25 family lysozyme — encoded protein: MLAFSSPSLRKALCVVVALVVSACAGPARDPVPEDYPIHGIDVSRWQGDIDWNAVRRGGVYFAWIKSTEGGDHKDPKFEQNWYAAKAAGVPRGAYHFTYWCRPAREQVEWFKQVVPYDPDALPPVLDVEWNGHSKTCPKTIPRAQARAEMRIMLEEMERAYGKRPVIYTDITFFNDVIKDDFEAYPIWVRSIRRYPTSRFDHRNWWFWQYTAVGQVPGIKEKVDRNAFFGTASMWEKFLNGQL